A stretch of Gemmatimonadota bacterium DNA encodes these proteins:
- a CDS encoding RNA polymerase sigma factor, with product MGFLDDQRLVQQIRSGDDQAFVTLIRRYERSLAALIRDRIGAVDAVEDVLQETLVHAWSGLRDRAPRHVRAWLYQVARNRCADYLRSVQRRERFVDSEELATMIDRYGVPTARQRRAAEDVIGAFDHVPDKERAALRSFYLDGLSIAEIAARHRCPSGTIKRRLSHGRDMVRSELGVTMNRRSTAMSAEIRSGKKGFPELRPHISIEKSTGDPFTIDFRELAWWFIVPEIGEQVRWADYEPTRDGTAWKLTEDKTAAARRHAIIHGRECVEIEIEEHRHKDREGLLPLNHDPDKITRHTRFWGSLTETEVHWLAVESMKYDGTRELLTCLDEDFGWDWGMSTRHIENKGFLLEQTDGTLTKIPDAPQVFSHGRYTVHIGDRTFECMRVFDIDEDASERAVLVMAYVTRAGRTILFRRYNGNLWGKREKPPHSWGVEMTWEEDLPHTDRLVIDGVKYVHHYDSLTDAACGLSA from the coding sequence ATGGGGTTCCTCGATGATCAAAGGCTGGTCCAACAGATTCGGTCCGGCGACGACCAGGCCTTCGTGACGCTGATCCGCCGCTACGAGCGTTCGCTGGCTGCATTGATCCGGGATCGAATCGGTGCCGTGGACGCGGTCGAAGACGTGCTGCAGGAGACGCTCGTTCACGCCTGGTCGGGGCTGCGTGACAGGGCTCCCCGGCATGTTCGGGCCTGGCTCTACCAGGTCGCGCGAAACCGTTGCGCCGACTACCTGCGCTCTGTGCAACGCAGGGAGCGATTCGTAGACTCAGAGGAACTCGCAACCATGATAGACCGCTACGGCGTGCCGACGGCACGCCAACGTCGGGCAGCGGAGGACGTGATCGGTGCTTTCGATCACGTACCCGATAAGGAGCGGGCGGCACTCAGGTCGTTCTACCTGGATGGGTTGAGCATAGCGGAAATCGCGGCCCGGCATCGCTGTCCATCGGGAACCATCAAGCGGCGGTTGTCCCACGGCAGGGACATGGTTCGGAGCGAACTGGGCGTCACCATGAACAGAAGGAGTACGGCCATGAGCGCAGAAATCAGATCAGGGAAGAAGGGTTTTCCGGAACTTCGGCCCCACATATCCATCGAGAAAAGTACAGGTGACCCATTCACCATCGATTTCCGGGAGCTTGCCTGGTGGTTCATCGTTCCCGAAATCGGCGAGCAGGTCCGTTGGGCCGACTACGAACCAACGCGGGATGGAACGGCCTGGAAGTTGACCGAGGACAAAACCGCGGCCGCCCGCCGACACGCGATTATACACGGACGGGAGTGCGTCGAGATCGAGATCGAGGAACATCGCCATAAGGACCGGGAAGGGCTTCTCCCGCTCAACCATGATCCGGACAAGATAACCCGCCATACCCGGTTCTGGGGCAGTCTGACGGAGACGGAAGTACATTGGCTGGCCGTCGAGAGCATGAAATACGATGGCACCAGGGAACTGTTGACTTGTCTAGATGAGGACTTTGGGTGGGATTGGGGTATGTCGACTCGTCATATCGAAAACAAGGGCTTCCTTTTGGAGCAAACCGATGGTACGTTGACGAAAATCCCGGATGCGCCTCAGGTGTTCTCGCACGGCCGCTATACGGTGCATATCGGCGATCGGACATTCGAATGCATGCGCGTGTTCGACATCGACGAAGATGCGTCCGAGCGAGCAGTACTGGTCATGGCGTACGTCACCCGCGCGGGCCGCACGATTTTGTTCCGCCGCTACAACGGGAATCTCTGGGGAAAGCGGGAGAAGCCGCCCCACTCCTGGGGCGTCGAAATGACCTGGGAAGAGGATCTGCCGCATACCGACCGGCTGGTGATCGACGGAGTCAAGTACGTGCATCACTACGACAGCCTGACGGACGCGGCCTGTGGACTGAGCGCGTAA
- a CDS encoding HIT domain-containing protein — MTHLPLDRLCHLIKLTRRPSVHPTGNRKECARVARRDWYCEDVLSGKLDVERVYEDELVLAFHHLNPVADVHVVVIPKAHVTGLMDEAALDGDLLSSMVQAVQQTATSSGLLDGEGFYVRANAAAPGVTSHMHWHVIGPGAGADWPESRSG; from the coding sequence ATTACACACTTACCCTTAGATCGTCTATGCCATTTAATCAAGTTGACCAGGAGACCGAGTGTCCATCCGACAGGAAACCGGAAGGAGTGTGCTAGAGTGGCACGGCGTGACTGGTACTGCGAAGATGTACTTTCAGGTAAGCTCGATGTGGAACGTGTTTATGAAGACGAGTTGGTCCTGGCGTTTCATCATCTGAATCCCGTGGCCGATGTCCATGTCGTTGTGATACCAAAAGCCCACGTAACCGGGCTTATGGATGAGGCAGCATTGGATGGAGACCTGCTTTCTTCGATGGTCCAGGCTGTCCAGCAAACGGCGACTTCGTCCGGCCTGCTGGATGGCGAAGGTTTTTATGTACGGGCTAATGCGGCAGCGCCGGGCGTCACTTCACATATGCACTGGCACGTTATTGGGCCGGGAGCGGGTGCGGACTGGCCGGAGTCCAGATCAGGATGA
- a CDS encoding HAMP domain-containing protein — MKVQKLFQRTRFGIFLLFGVIVLCTSALCIYTVDTQLRTEYETNSQNIAKSIADSSVDILLNRNLATLQSMIDQFVEIQGIRYIYITSEDGEYLAHTFVPGIPEQILASDHANLEPVERSIPGLGDFLEVGSPILAGVAGTVHVGMDQDEVALKIQRAIGQQVILICIFLVVGVLASIWLVNLAAKPLAELLAYAVNIAGDKETESTADDLLGRDDEVGDLARLFRHISDQPPGSGATGSGAPSAPPGNAR; from the coding sequence ATGAAAGTACAGAAGCTCTTCCAGCGCACCCGTTTCGGGATCTTCCTGCTCTTCGGCGTCATCGTCCTCTGCACGTCCGCCCTGTGTATATACACTGTAGATACTCAGTTGAGGACGGAGTACGAGACCAACAGCCAGAATATCGCCAAGAGCATCGCCGACTCCAGCGTCGACATCCTGCTCAATCGGAACCTGGCCACGCTGCAGTCGATGATCGATCAGTTCGTCGAGATCCAGGGCATCCGGTACATTTACATCACCAGCGAGGACGGCGAGTATCTCGCCCATACCTTCGTACCGGGCATACCTGAGCAGATACTCGCGAGCGATCACGCAAATTTGGAGCCCGTAGAGCGAAGCATCCCAGGCCTGGGCGATTTCCTGGAGGTCGGCAGCCCCATCCTGGCGGGCGTCGCGGGCACAGTGCACGTCGGCATGGACCAGGACGAGGTAGCCCTTAAGATCCAACGCGCCATCGGCCAGCAGGTCATTCTCATCTGCATTTTCCTGGTCGTGGGCGTCCTCGCGTCGATCTGGCTGGTCAATCTCGCCGCCAAGCCCCTCGCAGAATTGCTCGCGTACGCCGTCAACATCGCGGGCGACAAGGAAACGGAATCCACGGCCGACGACCTCCTCGGACGCGATGACGAAGTAGGCGACCTGGCCCGCCTCTTCCGCCACATCTCTGATCAACCGCCCGGTTCCGGTGCGACCGGATCCGGTGCGCCCAGCGCGCCACCGGGAAACGCCCGGTAA
- a CDS encoding class I SAM-dependent methyltransferase: MDPRLRQSMNEYYNERAAEFDEIYTLGRPPGTVTDPELYKEEARSLGHLVREHCRGSVLDIPCGTGYWLQFYAANCSAITLVDQSENMLGEGREKTRAHGVEPITRFVKTDALEVSLEDRSYDAVLVGFFLSHVTDSQIDLFLQRLRNALKPGGRVVILDSNWTRFRGSRSKEGTTVRTLNDGRQYEIYKRYFEGADFVRMSDACEMDFTVQYEGKVYLAVTGTVRE, from the coding sequence ATGGACCCGCGCCTGCGGCAGAGCATGAACGAGTATTACAACGAACGGGCGGCCGAGTTCGACGAAATCTACACGCTGGGCAGGCCGCCCGGTACGGTTACGGATCCGGAGCTGTACAAAGAAGAGGCCCGGTCCCTGGGACATCTCGTTCGGGAACACTGTCGCGGCAGCGTCCTGGATATCCCCTGCGGCACGGGATACTGGCTACAGTTTTACGCTGCCAACTGTTCGGCGATCACGCTCGTGGACCAGTCGGAGAATATGCTCGGGGAGGGAAGGGAGAAGACGCGCGCCCATGGCGTCGAGCCGATCACCAGGTTCGTGAAGACCGACGCCCTCGAGGTGTCGCTGGAAGATCGGTCCTACGATGCCGTACTGGTGGGGTTCTTCCTCAGCCACGTCACGGACAGCCAGATAGACCTGTTTCTCCAAAGGCTGCGAAACGCACTGAAACCCGGCGGACGCGTTGTCATCCTGGACTCCAACTGGACGCGGTTCCGCGGATCCCGTTCCAAGGAAGGCACCACGGTACGCACGCTGAATGACGGGCGGCAATACGAGATCTACAAGCGGTACTTCGAAGGAGCAGATTTCGTACGGATGTCAGATGCCTGCGAAATGGACTTCACCGTGCAATACGAGGGAAAGGTTTACCTCGCCGTTACGGGAACGGTGCGTGAATGA
- a CDS encoding ABC transporter substrate-binding protein: METGFEGATDDEIILGMSAAFSGPSRGLGSELYRGAMAYFNHVNDNGGVAGRKITLKLYDDGYQPDPCVRNTMKLMLEDNVFLLFGYVGTPTVTRVLPLLKKFQDEQVYLFFPFTGAQPQREPPYGDFAFNLRASYRQETAGLVNNFLAAGKRKIGVFYQADAYGRSGWAGVRAALDRHGERLAGEATYRRGSRFTGSMREQVEILKSNSPDAVICIGSYAACAAFARDAVDRDLRVPIANLSFVGSENMLQLLSDLGEDVETYSRYLVNSQVVPSYEDTSIPAVREYRELMERYDPAVPEELVQESYSPFPQSFVSLEGFLDAKLMTEILRRLGGSPDRDGLEEAVFSVDNYDLGIGERVSFGPDRRQGLQTVYYTIVQEGRFVTLEDWQGWLS, translated from the coding sequence ATGGAAACCGGGTTCGAAGGCGCGACGGATGATGAGATCATCCTAGGCATGTCGGCCGCGTTCTCCGGTCCTTCCAGGGGTCTCGGCAGCGAGCTGTACCGCGGCGCCATGGCCTATTTCAATCACGTAAACGACAACGGCGGCGTGGCCGGACGCAAGATCACCCTGAAGCTTTACGACGACGGTTACCAGCCGGATCCATGCGTCCGGAACACCATGAAGCTCATGCTCGAGGACAATGTGTTTCTGCTCTTCGGGTACGTGGGCACGCCGACCGTAACGCGCGTGCTGCCTCTGCTCAAGAAGTTCCAGGACGAGCAGGTCTACCTGTTCTTCCCCTTCACCGGCGCCCAGCCCCAGCGGGAGCCGCCGTACGGTGATTTCGCCTTCAACCTTCGGGCGTCCTACCGGCAGGAGACGGCCGGGCTCGTCAACAACTTCCTCGCCGCGGGCAAGAGGAAAATCGGCGTTTTCTACCAGGCCGACGCCTATGGAAGAAGCGGATGGGCCGGGGTGAGGGCGGCGCTGGACCGGCACGGCGAGCGGCTCGCGGGCGAGGCGACCTACCGCCGGGGCTCGCGTTTCACCGGCAGCATGCGGGAGCAGGTGGAGATCCTCAAGTCCAATTCCCCGGATGCCGTCATCTGCATCGGGTCGTACGCGGCCTGTGCGGCCTTTGCCCGCGACGCGGTCGACCGCGATCTTCGCGTACCCATTGCCAACCTTTCGTTCGTGGGCAGCGAAAACATGCTCCAGTTGCTCAGCGACCTTGGGGAGGACGTGGAGACCTACTCCCGTTATCTCGTCAACTCCCAGGTGGTTCCGAGCTACGAGGACACGTCCATTCCGGCGGTGCGGGAGTACCGCGAACTGATGGAACGCTACGATCCGGCGGTTCCGGAAGAACTCGTTCAGGAGTCTTACAGCCCCTTTCCACAGAGTTTCGTGAGCCTCGAGGGTTTTCTGGACGCCAAGCTGATGACCGAGATCCTGCGGCGCCTGGGAGGAAGTCCCGACCGCGACGGGCTGGAGGAAGCGGTGTTCTCGGTCGACAACTACGATCTCGGGATCGGCGAGCGGGTCTCCTTCGGACCGGACCGCCGGCAGGGGCTGCAGACCGTCTACTATACCATCGTCCAGGAGGGCCGGTTCGTGACCCTGGAAGACTGGCAAGGCTGGCTATCCTAG
- a CDS encoding GNAT family N-acetyltransferase, with amino-acid sequence MCVRIELKGPRIEPLETKHHAGILAVVENLPEWFDETARTRSVPTDIRHQMGFVAIREQRVVGFITLYVAEGPMHIGWLAVDRQLHGRGIGSRLLEAAEAKARELRIDVLATYTLGDSVAYQPYELTRRFYRKHGFKVYKRSRTDNPGCPEEIWISKQVKP; translated from the coding sequence ATGTGTGTGCGAATCGAACTGAAGGGTCCCCGAATCGAACCCCTTGAGACGAAACACCATGCCGGGATTCTTGCCGTCGTAGAGAACCTTCCCGAATGGTTTGACGAAACCGCCAGAACCAGGTCTGTCCCCACTGATATTCGACATCAGATGGGGTTTGTGGCCATCAGGGAACAAAGGGTGGTCGGGTTTATTACCCTGTACGTCGCAGAGGGACCGATGCACATCGGCTGGCTTGCAGTCGACAGGCAGTTGCACGGGCGCGGTATTGGCAGCCGTCTCCTGGAAGCGGCCGAAGCAAAAGCTCGGGAACTGCGAATAGACGTGCTGGCGACGTACACGCTGGGCGATAGTGTCGCGTACCAACCCTACGAATTGACCAGGCGATTCTACCGGAAACACGGATTCAAGGTGTACAAGCGATCCAGGACGGACAACCCCGGATGCCCCGAAGAGATCTGGATTTCGAAGCAGGTCAAACCATGA
- a CDS encoding methyltransferase domain-containing protein, with product MDRNVIRYYEEIEHESDRLEKGTARLEGERTREILRENLPAPPARILDAGGGPGAYAFWLAEQSYEVHLLDFVPRHIEQAKERNKDGILKSVAVGDARNLDFETDSMDAVLLMGPLYHLPARSDRIGALEESLRVLKQGGVLICAAISRFASFMDGIKQGYLFNPEFAKVVLKDLNEGRHENPEMDPRYFTTACFHRTEDLEEEITDAGFDLERTIGLEGPAWLLGNFDELWADEAKRKDLLTFLKLVETESSLIGVSAHILSVAKAP from the coding sequence GTGGACCGTAACGTAATCCGATACTACGAAGAGATTGAGCACGAATCTGACCGGCTCGAGAAGGGAACCGCCCGGTTGGAAGGCGAGAGGACCCGGGAAATCCTTCGGGAAAATCTTCCCGCACCGCCGGCCCGCATTCTTGATGCAGGCGGAGGGCCGGGCGCCTATGCCTTCTGGCTTGCCGAGCAGTCCTACGAAGTCCATCTGCTGGACTTTGTCCCGCGCCACATCGAGCAGGCGAAGGAACGGAACAAAGACGGTATCCTGAAGAGCGTAGCGGTTGGAGACGCAAGAAACCTGGACTTCGAGACGGATTCCATGGACGCGGTCCTTCTGATGGGTCCTCTATATCACCTTCCAGCTCGGTCGGACCGGATCGGCGCGCTTGAGGAATCCCTTCGCGTGTTGAAACAGGGAGGTGTCCTAATCTGTGCAGCCATCTCCCGGTTCGCTTCGTTCATGGACGGCATCAAGCAGGGGTATCTCTTCAATCCCGAGTTCGCCAAAGTCGTCCTGAAGGATCTGAACGAGGGTCGACACGAAAACCCGGAAATGGATCCCCGATACTTCACCACGGCCTGCTTCCATCGGACTGAGGACCTCGAAGAAGAGATCACGGACGCAGGTTTCGACCTGGAAAGGACAATCGGGTTGGAAGGCCCGGCGTGGCTGCTTGGCAATTTCGACGAGCTTTGGGCGGACGAGGCAAAGCGTAAGGATCTGCTCACTTTCCTTAAGTTGGTCGAGACGGAATCCTCACTCATCGGCGTGAGCGCGCACATCCTCTCCGTCGCGAAGGCGCCCTGA
- a CDS encoding aminotransferase class V-fold PLP-dependent enzyme, with protein MRSENDANDRPTKRQNVMERRHFLKTAGVTAGLATFLGPDSFRGVEAAVNEVSGLTPQEAARDEALWREVKQAYTVNRSLINMDNGYACPTPRVVTEAFIRYIWEQEQSPYGVFVEKARERREGTVKKSVARLVGSSPDEIAFVRNTTEALKTVLYGIPLNPGDEVLTTTHDYPSLVRVVRNREQKEGIKLVEVPVPFPARSMDELVKVIEEGITSKTRVILVSHITYTTGQVFPIREICDLAHRHGIEVVVDGAHAVAHLDFKVSDLDCDYYGTSLHKWLSAPKGTGLLYMKREHVEKIEPLYGPAMSLRYNPLSSMQKYESVGTQPQPPFLAIGEAVAFHNAIGPKRKEERLRYLKDYWAERLRKHPGIRLYTSTAPEMSCCIAGVGIEGADPTGIRDYLWDEHHIRTSRGRYDREDSGRTWVRITPNLYTTLSELDYFCDVMEEVANNGLPEPYSEYEFDPRLMRR; from the coding sequence ATGAGATCGGAGAACGATGCAAACGACCGTCCCACGAAACGTCAGAATGTCATGGAACGGCGTCATTTCCTGAAAACCGCCGGCGTGACGGCCGGGTTGGCGACGTTTCTCGGCCCCGATTCCTTCCGGGGTGTCGAGGCGGCGGTGAATGAAGTCTCGGGACTGACGCCCCAGGAGGCCGCCCGCGACGAAGCGCTCTGGCGTGAAGTGAAGCAGGCGTATACCGTGAACCGCAGCCTGATCAACATGGATAACGGCTATGCCTGTCCTACGCCACGCGTCGTCACCGAAGCGTTCATTCGATACATATGGGAACAGGAACAGAGCCCGTACGGGGTGTTCGTGGAAAAGGCCAGGGAACGCCGCGAGGGAACCGTGAAGAAGTCCGTTGCGCGGCTGGTCGGGAGCAGCCCCGATGAAATCGCCTTCGTACGCAACACCACCGAAGCGCTCAAGACGGTCCTGTACGGAATTCCGCTGAACCCGGGCGACGAAGTCCTCACTACGACCCATGATTATCCTTCCCTGGTGCGTGTCGTGCGGAATCGGGAGCAGAAGGAAGGGATCAAGCTGGTCGAAGTGCCGGTACCCTTTCCCGCAAGATCCATGGATGAGTTGGTGAAGGTCATTGAAGAGGGCATTACATCGAAGACCCGCGTGATCCTGGTGTCCCACATCACGTACACCACCGGCCAGGTGTTTCCGATCCGGGAAATCTGCGACCTGGCTCATCGGCACGGAATCGAAGTCGTCGTGGACGGCGCCCATGCCGTCGCCCATCTGGACTTCAAGGTCTCGGACCTGGACTGCGATTACTACGGAACAAGCCTGCACAAGTGGCTCAGCGCGCCGAAAGGGACCGGCTTGCTGTACATGAAGCGCGAGCACGTCGAGAAGATCGAGCCGCTGTACGGCCCGGCCATGAGTCTCAGATACAACCCCCTGTCGAGCATGCAAAAATACGAATCCGTCGGTACCCAACCCCAGCCGCCGTTCCTCGCCATCGGCGAGGCCGTCGCATTTCACAACGCCATCGGACCGAAGCGCAAGGAAGAACGGCTTCGTTACCTGAAGGATTACTGGGCGGAACGGCTTCGGAAGCATCCCGGGATAAGGCTTTATACGTCAACGGCCCCCGAAATGAGTTGCTGTATTGCGGGGGTCGGGATCGAAGGGGCCGATCCGACCGGTATACGGGACTACCTTTGGGATGAACATCACATACGGACATCCCGGGGCCGGTACGACCGGGAGGACTCCGGTCGAACGTGGGTTCGTATCACGCCGAATCTGTATACCACGCTGTCCGAACTGGATTACTTCTGCGACGTGATGGAAGAGGTGGCGAACAACGGCCTGCCGGAACCGTACAGCGAGTACGAGTTCGATCCCAGACTAATGCGGAGGTAG
- a CDS encoding OFA family MFS transporter, which produces MRIPRSAIALFCTALQICFGTVYAWSFFQTILVRQIGWTHTETAWAFSIAIFTLGVSAAWAGNMLPKMGPRKLALIGSFMFACGYLVSGLALQLDSIPLFYLGYGVIGGAGIGLGYVTPVATVAKWFPDRKGLATGIVVMGFGVGAFLLSKGLAPFLIVRTAGALPEVFIWLGIIFALILIPCSLALSDPPPDATGPSTTATANPDEADEPKYARTYLGTTQFVFMWIVFFFNIAAGISVVSFQSEILQEIWGLADDSIEPTTLAEYGATLIAVSSICNGLGRLFWGLLSDKFGRVTVFRVLLGSQMVVFGILMTETNPWVFSALVCYVLLCFGGGFATMPSFVLDVFGTKKMSTIYGAVLTAWAAAGIFGPLYVGYLKDVYPDRAVMYCFLIGILMLGAGYLFSYLLNDGRIRLGRPTLETTLQRYGIAVPGRG; this is translated from the coding sequence ATGCGCATTCCCCGAAGCGCCATCGCGCTCTTCTGCACGGCGCTTCAGATCTGCTTTGGAACGGTCTACGCCTGGAGCTTCTTCCAGACCATACTGGTGCGCCAGATCGGCTGGACGCACACCGAGACGGCCTGGGCCTTCAGCATCGCGATTTTCACCCTCGGCGTGTCAGCGGCGTGGGCCGGAAACATGCTGCCGAAGATGGGGCCGCGCAAACTCGCGCTGATCGGCAGTTTCATGTTTGCGTGCGGGTACCTGGTCTCGGGCCTTGCGCTGCAGCTCGATTCTATCCCGCTGTTCTATCTCGGTTACGGGGTGATCGGCGGAGCGGGCATCGGCCTGGGTTACGTCACGCCGGTCGCTACCGTCGCCAAGTGGTTCCCGGACCGCAAGGGACTGGCTACCGGGATCGTGGTCATGGGGTTCGGGGTCGGGGCTTTTCTGCTCAGCAAGGGCCTGGCGCCCTTCCTCATCGTGCGGACCGCGGGCGCCTTGCCGGAAGTCTTCATCTGGCTCGGTATCATCTTCGCCCTGATTCTCATCCCCTGCAGCCTGGCCCTGTCCGATCCTCCGCCGGATGCCACGGGTCCTTCGACCACGGCCACGGCCAATCCCGACGAGGCAGACGAACCGAAGTACGCCCGGACCTACCTGGGCACCACGCAGTTCGTCTTCATGTGGATCGTCTTCTTCTTCAACATCGCGGCGGGGATTTCAGTCGTCAGCTTTCAATCGGAGATTCTCCAGGAGATATGGGGCCTGGCGGATGATTCCATCGAACCGACCACGCTGGCCGAGTACGGTGCCACGCTCATCGCGGTGAGTTCGATCTGCAACGGCCTCGGGAGGCTCTTCTGGGGACTGCTGTCCGACAAGTTCGGACGCGTTACGGTCTTCAGGGTGCTGCTCGGCAGCCAGATGGTGGTCTTCGGCATACTCATGACGGAGACCAACCCCTGGGTTTTCTCCGCCCTGGTCTGCTACGTGCTGCTCTGCTTCGGCGGCGGCTTCGCCACCATGCCTTCCTTCGTCCTCGACGTGTTCGGCACGAAGAAGATGTCCACCATCTACGGCGCGGTGCTCACCGCGTGGGCGGCCGCGGGGATCTTCGGGCCGCTGTACGTGGGGTACCTCAAGGACGTCTATCCCGACCGCGCGGTCATGTACTGCTTCCTCATCGGGATCCTCATGCTCGGCGCCGGCTACCTGTTCTCCTACCTGTTGAACGACGGCCGGATCCGCCTGGGCCGCCCGACGCTCGAGACCACGCTGCAGCGGTACGGTATCGCCGTGCCGGGGCGGGGTTGA
- a CDS encoding HAD family hydrolase, producing MPISAISFDGDMTLWDFQKVMRHSLKKALAELRRLVPTQDAAVLTVEEMIAIRNKIEEDEQGRTWNHEELRLLAFERTLESIGSPDRDLAVHLNELYLKHRFEDIELYPDVIPALDRLAPHFKLGLLSNGNSYPERCGLKGRFAFVVFSQDVQVRKPDRRIFEIAAREAGCSLDELLHVGDSFENDVMGAHGAGAKTVWLNREGMESDAEVKPDVEFTSLADLPGVLGLGQNGN from the coding sequence ATGCCGATCTCAGCCATATCCTTCGACGGCGACATGACCCTGTGGGACTTTCAAAAGGTCATGCGTCATTCATTGAAGAAAGCCCTGGCGGAACTGCGCCGGCTGGTTCCGACGCAAGACGCCGCGGTCCTCACGGTGGAAGAGATGATCGCGATCCGCAACAAGATCGAGGAGGACGAGCAGGGGCGAACCTGGAACCACGAGGAACTCAGACTCCTCGCCTTCGAGCGGACGCTCGAAAGCATAGGCTCTCCGGACCGCGATCTCGCCGTCCATCTGAATGAACTCTACCTGAAACATCGCTTCGAAGACATCGAGCTGTATCCGGACGTAATACCGGCCCTCGATCGGCTTGCGCCGCACTTCAAACTAGGCCTGCTGTCCAACGGGAACAGTTACCCCGAGCGATGCGGGCTCAAGGGGCGTTTTGCTTTCGTGGTCTTTTCGCAGGATGTGCAGGTTCGAAAGCCCGATCGGAGGATCTTTGAGATCGCCGCACGGGAAGCGGGCTGTTCACTGGACGAGCTTCTACACGTGGGGGATTCGTTCGAGAACGACGTAATGGGTGCCCATGGAGCCGGAGCGAAAACGGTCTGGCTGAATCGTGAAGGAATGGAAAGTGACGCCGAGGTCAAGCCCGACGTTGAATTCACCTCTCTGGCCGACCTGCCCGGGGTTTTAGGTCTAGGGCAAAATGGAAACTGA
- a CDS encoding class I SAM-dependent methyltransferase, whose translation MSEKTRDREPVPDSHDLEPENLHRATVEYYNLRQVHGDMPHRIPRGPAPDLPAEQAKMVRESQEAMRGRRVLEVASGPGSATREIAMTAESVTGVEIAPNMLRIAKENDNPPNVSYLAGDAFDLGSIAPDKRFDGGFAAGFLHTCPSSRYTEFLHGFHARLEKNSVVFMRSSRPTSPDAVSRLFRVEGHDDQFMTRQLSDGSEYIMVENDPTEEDLQRIFEPLTTNLDIHIGNYWWWIRYELP comes from the coding sequence ATGAGCGAGAAAACGCGCGACCGGGAACCAGTGCCGGATTCGCACGACCTGGAACCGGAGAACCTGCACCGGGCGACCGTCGAGTACTACAACCTGCGCCAGGTCCACGGCGACATGCCGCACAGGATACCTCGCGGACCCGCGCCTGATCTGCCCGCCGAACAGGCCAAGATGGTCCGGGAATCGCAGGAGGCCATGCGCGGCCGGAGGGTGCTCGAGGTTGCGAGCGGCCCGGGATCGGCGACCCGGGAAATTGCGATGACCGCGGAGTCAGTAACGGGAGTGGAGATCGCTCCCAATATGCTGCGTATCGCCAAGGAAAACGACAACCCGCCCAACGTCAGCTATCTGGCCGGCGACGCCTTCGACCTTGGATCCATCGCGCCGGACAAGCGTTTTGACGGTGGTTTCGCGGCGGGGTTTCTGCACACCTGTCCTTCTTCGAGATACACGGAATTTCTGCATGGCTTCCACGCACGGCTCGAGAAGAATTCTGTCGTGTTCATGCGGTCGTCCAGGCCGACAAGCCCCGATGCGGTAAGCAGGCTCTTCAGGGTCGAGGGCCACGATGACCAGTTCATGACGCGGCAGTTATCCGATGGATCCGAATACATTATGGTGGAAAACGACCCGACCGAAGAAGACCTGCAGCGCATATTCGAGCCCCTGACCACGAATCTGGACATTCACATCGGAAACTACTGGTGGTGGATCCGGTACGAACTGCCCTGA